The segment TTCCAAAGAGTTAACACCAGTGCCACAACATCTCTTCTCCCACCGAGCAAAACGCATGGACATGATGGATAGAGTAGACCACAACACCATGGTCACTGTGGCTGGAGTAGGAGACGGGGTCGTGGTTACCGTGCCCGGAGAGGGAGGCAATGTCGCAGGGGTCACGGTTAGCCGAAGCGCACACGGAGATATCGTTGGATCAAGGAGTTGCATGCCACAATGCACTTTGCATGCACTTTCATCGATCTTACGGGACCCAATGAAGATGGCGAGATACTATTTACATGCAACTCAAAGcgacaattaattatttgatgaTGATTTAATATCAGAATTAAGTAGGCCGTGTTGTACTTGGTCTTGGTGTGTTTTCTTATACGATGATCatattgggatggaggaagtgtTGGTACTaattattttgtaaaatatgttgGGAGCAAGGAAAACAGAGGAGTTCTTCACTTAGTGTCTTTCTAAACAAGGGAGCTCGTGTGGTGTATGTTGTTGTgtgctgctagctagctttgtATTCATTTTAATGTAAACTAGTATCCGTCATACACACATACACTTGGTTGCTTATTTATAGGCCTATCAAACCGATATGGAGGAAACTTCATGATTCTACTAGTAAGTTGAAGTCGGGTGGGCTGGTTTCACCATAAGGAAtttaaccagttgagctacgctcacttCGTAAAACTCTAGATTTTTACAGAGTAGTGCTAGTGTCTTTGACTATTTTATATCTAGATTATTACCGAGTGGAAAGATGAGAGAGTTTGAGATTATAGTAGAAGTCtttgtaaataaattaatttactcCAACAGGTAGTATTTACTATTGGTAGCGAGAGTGGATTTTGCAGTTTGAACCCCAAGTTGGACCGCTAATAATTTGGACGGGTTTACCTTTTTTCAGTTTGAACCCTGTTTAGACCGCTAATAACGGTTTTAGTCCCTGACgagttcttcctcctcctccgacgccgccgccgccgccgccgccgccacgccgctcgccggcggcccctcgccatcgccgcctctcgttagctccccccccccccgcgccgacgccggcttTGGCCTCTGTGGCTCGTGCCCTTCCAGGTTCCACTGCTCTCCGCCCCTCGGCTTGCtcggcgccgcgcgccgcctccctcaaCTCTCGCCGTCTCCGCACGCCCTGCTCGGCtactcgccgccggccgcggcggtaGTCAAGATCGAGGTAATAAATCCCTGGATTGaatccccttctcaaatcccccaATCCGttccccattttttttttgttctgaatCGATCACTCAATCAACTGTAGCTGAACTTAATAATAGGCACTAGTAGACCTGTTCATCAAGATCATTTTTCAATGTGTTCgtgcttcttttttttaggaGATTAACACAATATTTTAACTCTTGCATTCATAACTCACCATAGAAAATTCAGGTTGGACTCCTACTGCAATGTACGCGTATGGTATTGTTAGTTTGGTACTTTGGTTTGGATCTGGAAAGCAATTAAAATCTGTACAGATTAATTTgtgctgtttttttctttttttggcggCATGGTGCTATCAACTTTTAATCTCATGACTAACAATATTTTCTGTCAATACGTAGCCATCAAATCCTGTGTTTGCCACTGGCATTAGATTTGGTGGTTTTGTGATGGGAGGCTCCTCAATTGGGGAGGGAACTCTGTCCCTCGGTGACTTCGTTGCGTCTGCAAAGGCCCTGATTGAGAAGTGGAAGGTGATTGATGTAGAAGATTCTCTTCCTGATTGGCAATGGAAACCGTGTGGCAAGACGGGGGTTCCATCTGAGGTTGTGCTATCAGATGCATGAGCATtactctctttttccttttttcagaTTAATTTTACTTAAAAGATGGCGAATGCCGATATGCTTGCTTGTCCTTTATGCAGGAAGAGGGCTACCTAGCTCTCGAAGGAGTATACCGCAATCCTGGAGGAAGGCATGTTAGTATCGTCCTCGTGTACTTACATGTATTACAAGTAATATGAGCTTCCAAATTAGTGTTGACTTGAAATTTTCCTCTAGGAACAAATTGGGGATAGCAGTAATTtcgatgatgcggacattgtcAGCGATGATGCTTGGGTAACTTTTCAGTACACATTGTTCATTTTATGTTTCTGCTACCTGCTTATTGATGGTGCCTAGGTACTTTCTCTTACCCTCTGCAATTTGCATATATTCGGAATATTTTTCCTATAAGAGAAGATACCAAATAGCTGGCATAACGCAGTCATTTGAATTGATAACTTACTCAGAAATAACTGAAATaacttttgatctctaaattCTCATATGTTCAATACTAACATTTATGATTTCCTTCTCTTTGCAGGCCCAGAGCTCTAGTGAGAGTGTTCATATTTATGATTACCATGTTGTCTATAGTTTTTCTTACAAGGTTCCAGTGCTATACTTTCAGGGTCATCAGGCTGGTATGCATATTACAGAACAAAAGTGAATATGTCATTCCTTTAGTGTTCTGTTGACAGACATCTCCAACTTATTCTTAGGTGGCCAGCTGCTAACTCTAGATGAGATAAAAGAGGACCTTCCTTCTCACTCACTTAAATTATTAGGTGAATCGAAGTGGacatttattactcgggaggtACAAGTGGTTATACACTTCCCTTGATTGATATATTCTGTGTACCTTTTGTTGGAAAGTTTTATACTCCCTAACACTTGTTGTCTATAGTTGAACTGTGCTTGCACCCCCTGCAGGAGCATCCCCATTTTAGTAGGCCATGGTTCACTTTGCATCCCTGTGGAACCAGTGACTGTATGAAGTTACTTCTTGAAGGAGTGGAAAACAAGGATCAACATGTGCAATACTTACCGGCATGGCTATCTGTGGTTGGCCAGGCAGTAGGACTGAAAATCCCACTTGAGCTTTATGGTAATCTATAACTTCACCCTTTTTCAGTATATAATACTAAGGGTCCTGTACTGTTTAACTTGACATGGCATGCTGCTTTCATGAGCTCCATGAGacaatttgttccaaaatacaGAGAGAACTACTAATTGATTTTCGGTCATTCAAGCACCCTGCCCAATCTGAATCTTTGAAAGCACTGATAAGGCTTGGACTTGACCTTCTGATATGAAGTGCTCTTGAAAGATACCTCAAGATTCGTTTTATTTACCCACTAGTGAGTGTGATATAGGAGATTGCTTGTCGAAATTGGCATTTTGTTGGCTGCATAAGCTGTATGCCTATTTCACAATTCACAGGCCGATGGATTGTGAAATACTGAAGGGATCCAACAATGCTCCTTTACCTGTTTACTTCAGAAGTTCATATTCAGCTAATTGTGTGCCTTGTGTTTTGTGACAGCTTCTGGACTGAAAACACAGGAGTAGCAATTGCTTGCCAATTTGCCATTTGGCTCTTGCAAGTTCGTCAGCAACATATCTATTTTGCGCAAATGCCAATGCTTATGATCAAACTGTACTGCATCTGGTAAGGCTCATATCTGGATCTTCCATTCCTCTTTACGTTTTGTTTGGGAAATGGAGTCCATGTTTCATCTGCAGAGTTATACATGCAATCAAGTAATACACATAACATTATTCAGAGATGCATCATGTCTCCTGGAAACCTGGAAACAACTGAGGATCAACTTCCTAGAAGTAACTGAAGATCATCAACTGGCCTACTAATCTTTGTTCTTAGTGCTAGATCATATCAATTTAGTATAGAAGCTAAAAGAGAACCCTGGTTCCAAATTGTTATTATGAGAACTAGAAAATAATCCTATTAAAGGCCAGCCTCAAATGTTTcccttttttgtttgaaaacatCATTAATTATGCATGTTAGCTTATCGACCAGAGCATTTTGAACAGTCACAGACAAACTGATCAACCATATTATACGCTGCACATTGTTTCCCATTAGGAGAGGAGAGTTGACGCATCTGAGAATTTGGGTAGTTGAAAACAGATACtaacttttttaaagaaactagctgggtggcccgcgcaattgcgcggctagcacccatataaaattatatttttttaacatgattttacttaaaatttcttaaatagttatctcgttgtcttaagattttgaaagaccaaatcttatcatcctcgtgtttataattttatagcttttaaaagtcacaccaattGCTACCGCTTACTTCGgtcatattattctttattaGCTTGCTCGATCCAccattgtttctattcattctccttgaaacctttaaaaattagattaaaaaattatagtttttagagtttattgtccagTTGGGCttcttttttgtaatttttagaagtcccgtcaaacgcttcaattatactcctctatgaccGTCCAGtgcatcttctctttattgtcattactccctctgtcccattttaattgcaaccataagttttcgcgcccaactttgatcgtccgtcttatttgatttttttataattagtatttttgttgttatgagatgataaacatgaatagtattttactcgtgactaatgtttttaattttttttaaaaaaaattgtcaaataaGATAGACGGTCAAAATTAGGTGCCGAAAACTATGACtgcatttaaaatgggatgaagggagtattattttaaaaatcgaacataattatcatttaggtttattttttttacattctaGAATTCCGCCAAAACGTCAGCAACTTTGTCACTATACTCCTCCGCGGCTCGCCTGCTGtcgcccttctttattgtcattgagattatAAAATCAAAAATGATTattattggggtttattttttttactttttagaagcccaaacctttaaaaattggaccttatactttttagagtttattgtcttgttgggtttcattttttcttataatttatagaaatcccgtcaaacggtgccactatactcctctacgacccgtccGCCGCATACTCTTTATTCTCATTGGGACtgtaaaatcgaacataactatcgttggaattcattttttttttactttctagtagacccaccaaccatcagtggctctgccattgtactcctatacGACCCGCCCGCtgtctctcattttttttgtaattgagattttaaaaatcaaatatgattttcattggggtttatttttttactttctagaagttccgccaaCCGCCTTGACCGATTACTTCACGACATGCCCGTCgtccttccttttaatcgtcattaggattttaTTTGGTGATTTATTAATAGTTTgtagatgtcccatcaaccgccaccactctgctcctctataggcctgttacttaattaatctcgtgatatgttttagatggtcttttctttcaatagtctttacttttttatcaccaatttcagaatttattttatttttcttattgtgttcttttgttatttttattttttatatcatcagctgtttcaaaattgtattcctactttaactctttttttcatttgcctgattttagattttgttttattttttattccgaatttaaTTCATCTACTATTGGGTTCttgtactcttatttcaatactgattatatttaattttaaattgtattctacttgactcttcttttcttttcttttttctaattttgattttttaattttttttattcctatcttttactaatctcgtattggatttttTATGGACTCTTCGTTTTTTTCCCATCAACCTCTTTTTTTTAGGAATTTTTGGAAAAGCATAGGTTTTTAtggaatcagattttttttcaacgTTTCACGAAAACTTTTTCTTCCATTAACCTTTTTtctcactatttttttcttttttaaaggaaaacaGGAACCTTTGTTCGCGCTTGTTGGCacgtactatttttttttaagaatcggacagaaatttttttttctcactacttttttcctttttaaaggaaaaatgggaacacactttttttttaatcagatagaaaaaaaattcgcgcttgttttttttggcacggaggacgggatttttttttttaagaactggACAGAATATTTTGTTCGCactattttttccttttattacgGAAGGCGGAAACCCGTTTttcgcactttttttttatcggaggCGGCTAGTTAGCAATTCCTAAAATTTTTAGCGCTTGTTTTTTTCCGTACAgaaatctttttttccttttttttacaaaaatctttttttaacgTTGCTTAACCTGCTGCTGTAGCTTTCGTCCCCCTAATATTTGTTGATCTGTTTCTGTCCATATCAAAGCCTGAATATTGTTGTGATACGTGCTTGATTTATAGAAGTATACATGTATAATCTAATTCATACGGAACTTCTTTTGGCTAATAGAAATCAGACAATAATTTATATTGAGTCCGTACATCCGTATAGATCCTATATCAATTTCAATTCTGTAAGGCTGTGTGCCTctggaaaattttatttttataggaaTCTTATACGTAGAAGTGTATTTGGATTTTATAcaatttttagttttaatataCATATAACTCTTAACTTCTATTTATGTAGATATAATTGTATCttgtatacaactatatcaATTAAtctataccattataatttggACCCACTATAATCTAACGGGTAagattttaattccgaatttcagctattctaaatttttagattgtatttctacttggactcttctttttctttttttttctttttctccgattaatgtgagaatttctagcccccacggcgaacgtggtgcctcctttaaaagctgttttaataatataatagatagatatatagatagatagatttctgTGCTgtgtattttaattttaaaacgtCTTTGAGGTTTAATTTAGACCATTAATTTCTCGTAAAATGTGCGAGAGCACTTTAAAGCATGAAACTATGAGTTCACTTTTCATACAATTATGAACATACGTGCAATTTAACTTATTATTTCGTTAGTCAAAACTAACAAAGTTTAAcgattaaaaatcaaaacacaccatataaaaaaataatccatgGACGAGGGCGCACCATCATGGCAGAAGATCCTCCTTTTCTCATAGAGGTTGACCAAAAAGGATCAATCAAAGGTACATACGTATGCAATGACGTTAGAGATATATGCCATATTTGCATGTAGCTAGGCATCAAAAGCTACTCGATGTTCTCGATCCAAAATCAAGGTAAGAGCGAGCACGACACTGGAGtttgtttttataaaatttttgacaCTTTGACAGCTGCACGTGTGATGTGAAGTGTGAGCCATTTATTTGGCAGATACGAGAGGATAAAGTGGATATTACtagacgagaaaaaaaaaagaaaaatcagattTACGGACACAATGCACGTCTTGTTCCAATCGGAATTTCATGTTTGTATGATACGAACACGTTCACGCCTTCTAGTACCAACCAAAAATATTATTGATGT is part of the Oryza glaberrima chromosome 12, OglaRS2, whole genome shotgun sequence genome and harbors:
- the LOC127756739 gene encoding ubiquitin-like-conjugating enzyme ATG10, producing the protein MGGSSIGEGTLSLGDFVASAKALIEKWKVIDVEDSLPDWQWKPCGKTGVPSEEEGYLALEGVYRNPGGRHEQIGDSSNFDDADIVSDDAWAQSSSESVHIYDYHVVYSFSYKVPVLYFQGHQAGGQLLTLDEIKEDLPSHSLKLLGESKWTFITREEHPHFSRPWFTLHPCGTSDCMKLLLEGVENKDQHVQYLPAWLSVVGQAVGLKIPLELYASGLKTQE